From Pelosinus fermentans DSM 17108, the proteins below share one genomic window:
- the scpB gene encoding SMC-Scp complex subunit ScpB translates to MFYLKYKKHIEALLFVSGDPITIHKIAQILEIPEEHILSLIEELIQDMAEENRGLTIIKVAAGYQLCTKPELSTTLEKLGQVQDNKLSAAAMETLSIIAFKQPITKIEIENIRGVKIDRVLATLNERQMIKEIGRKDTIGRPILYGTTENFLKCFGLNGLQDLPPLAELLP, encoded by the coding sequence ATGTTTTATTTAAAGTATAAGAAACACATAGAAGCTTTACTTTTTGTTAGCGGCGACCCTATTACGATACATAAAATAGCACAAATCCTAGAGATACCTGAAGAGCATATTTTATCATTAATAGAGGAACTGATTCAGGATATGGCTGAAGAGAATCGGGGACTGACGATTATAAAAGTTGCTGCTGGTTATCAGTTATGTACTAAACCTGAATTATCAACAACTTTAGAAAAATTAGGACAAGTTCAGGATAATAAATTGTCTGCTGCTGCTATGGAAACATTATCGATTATTGCCTTTAAGCAGCCAATTACAAAAATTGAAATTGAAAATATTCGTGGTGTGAAAATTGATCGGGTTCTTGCTACACTAAATGAGCGACAAATGATCAAGGAAATTGGACGAAAAGACACGATTGGAAGACCAATTTTATATGGAACAACTGAAAATTTCTTGAAATGTTTTGGTCTGAACGGTCTGCAGGACTTACCTCCTTTAGCTGAACTGCTACCATAA
- the trpS gene encoding tryptophan--tRNA ligase gives MTKGRIFSGMQPSGKFHLGNYMGALENWVKLQHEYECFFSIVDWHALTSSYEDTSKIPERIHEMALDWLSAGLDPEKNVIFVQSHVKEHAELHLLLSMMTPLSWLERVPTYKDKLQQLGIQGKDINTYGFLGYPELMTADIILYKADTIPVGEDQLPHLELSREIVRRFNNLYQPIFPEPKPSLSKSAILPGIDGRKMSKSYGNEIPFAASPDELRARIRLMITDPNRVKRTDLGNPDVCTVYTFHKIFNAEQSTEIAQSCRQATIGCVDCKKCLAEKMVNSLADIHVRRQELEKNPGRVKEILVFGGERARIVAAKTMDEVRQAMNLA, from the coding sequence ATGACCAAAGGACGAATTTTTAGCGGCATGCAGCCATCAGGTAAATTTCATTTAGGAAATTATATGGGAGCTTTGGAAAATTGGGTAAAATTACAGCATGAATATGAATGCTTTTTTAGTATAGTAGATTGGCATGCACTTACATCTTCTTATGAAGATACTAGCAAAATACCTGAGCGCATTCATGAAATGGCCTTAGATTGGTTAAGTGCTGGTTTAGATCCAGAAAAGAATGTTATCTTTGTACAATCTCATGTAAAAGAACATGCAGAGTTACATTTACTATTGTCAATGATGACTCCATTATCTTGGTTAGAGCGCGTACCAACTTATAAAGATAAATTGCAGCAATTAGGAATTCAAGGCAAGGATATTAATACCTATGGTTTTTTAGGGTACCCGGAGTTAATGACAGCTGATATTATTTTATATAAAGCTGACACCATTCCCGTAGGGGAAGATCAACTGCCACATTTAGAATTATCACGGGAAATTGTAAGAAGGTTTAATAATTTATATCAACCTATATTTCCTGAACCAAAACCAAGTTTAAGTAAATCTGCTATATTACCTGGTATTGATGGTCGCAAGATGAGTAAATCCTATGGGAATGAAATTCCCTTTGCTGCAAGTCCAGATGAATTACGAGCCAGAATTCGTCTAATGATAACAGATCCAAATCGAGTAAAACGCACAGATTTAGGTAATCCTGATGTATGCACAGTCTATACATTTCATAAAATTTTTAATGCAGAACAATCTACTGAAATCGCTCAGTCCTGTCGTCAGGCAACGATTGGCTGCGTCGATTGCAAGAAATGTTTAGCAGAGAAAATGGTTAATAGCTTAGCTGACATACATGTGCGTCGTCAGGAACTGGAAAAAAATCCAGGGCGGGTTAAAGAAATTTTAGTGTTTGGTGGTGAAAGAGCAAGAATTGTTGCTGCCAAGACAATGGACGAAGTTCGCCAAGCAATGAATCTTGCTTAG
- a CDS encoding DUF4363 family protein: MTYSNYSILKLVIVISVTLLVSGCNMFTPLKKPEIGPAGSPVEAKPNPPISQRFESPPKELYDLEATAGVIFQGINKKDWVQAERGIATLQTLWPQIRDLAGNKKGLKDADEALTTLETDINKQSSLASYESLIKFMASISDVGKSYKLSPLSDIVVIGNTIRNVSFYVQEKDWDKAKAKMKELEGAWGQAKPSMEKVGILSEITKTHSAVKQLKDAVEAENKGAAEEQIANINESMGFIREYYHGK, from the coding sequence TTGACATATTCAAATTATTCAATTTTAAAGTTAGTTATTGTAATTAGCGTTACCCTATTAGTAAGTGGCTGCAACATGTTTACGCCATTAAAAAAACCTGAAATAGGACCTGCTGGCAGCCCTGTAGAAGCAAAACCAAATCCACCTATCAGTCAACGATTCGAATCGCCACCTAAGGAGCTCTATGATTTGGAAGCTACTGCTGGTGTCATTTTTCAAGGAATCAATAAAAAAGACTGGGTACAAGCAGAACGTGGTATTGCAACATTACAAACACTATGGCCTCAAATTAGAGATTTAGCTGGCAATAAAAAAGGACTGAAAGATGCTGATGAGGCGCTTACAACATTAGAAACAGATATCAATAAACAAAGCAGTCTCGCTTCCTACGAAAGTCTTATTAAATTTATGGCAAGTATTAGCGATGTAGGAAAATCATATAAATTATCTCCTCTATCGGATATTGTTGTAATTGGCAATACCATTCGCAATGTTAGCTTCTATGTGCAAGAAAAAGACTGGGATAAGGCAAAAGCAAAAATGAAAGAGTTGGAAGGAGCTTGGGGACAAGCTAAACCGAGCATGGAAAAAGTCGGTATCCTAAGTGAAATAACAAAAACCCATTCGGCTGTCAAACAATTGAAAGATGCTGTTGAAGCAGAAAATAAAGGCGCAGCTGAAGAGCAAATAGCCAATATTAATGAAAGTATGGGATTCATAAGAGAGTACTATCATGGCAAATAA
- a CDS encoding stage V sporulation protein AE, with protein sequence MSEKIRVILVTDGDRVAQHVVEDIAISLGLRCISASGGNPTPISGKEIVRLLKTVHHDPVLVMFDDRGSRHKGNGEVAMEYVASHPDIEVLGAVAVASNTTGIVGIAADECITSSGDIVNHSVDKNGVCKKTHEKRSIITGDTVDVLNHVDIPFIVGVGDIGKMDRADDIGRGAPITRKAIEEILKRSGIEYGRAKEN encoded by the coding sequence TTGTCCGAAAAAATACGAGTAATCTTAGTTACAGATGGCGATAGAGTTGCACAACATGTAGTAGAGGATATTGCTATATCCTTAGGTCTTCGTTGTATATCAGCATCAGGCGGTAATCCCACTCCAATTAGTGGAAAAGAAATCGTAAGATTGTTAAAAACTGTTCATCATGATCCCGTACTTGTTATGTTCGACGACCGGGGAAGTCGCCACAAAGGTAACGGAGAAGTTGCAATGGAATATGTTGCTTCCCACCCTGATATTGAAGTATTGGGTGCAGTCGCTGTTGCATCGAATACTACAGGGATAGTTGGAATTGCAGCTGATGAGTGCATAACCAGCAGTGGTGATATCGTAAATCATTCGGTCGATAAAAATGGTGTTTGCAAGAAGACACATGAAAAAAGATCTATTATTACTGGCGATACCGTAGATGTACTAAATCATGTTGACATACCTTTTATTGTCGGCGTGGGAGATATTGGTAAGATGGACAGAGCAGATGATATTGGGCGGGGCGCGCCCATCACACGTAAAGCAATTGAAGAGATCTTAAAACGGAGTGGTATTGAATATGGAAGAGCAAAAGAAAATTGA
- a CDS encoding nucleoside recognition domain-containing protein, with product MINLIWLFLMVTGILYAGWQGRIEVVTQGAISAAEGAVGLSFKLIGVMCLWLGIMKIAELAGIIRFFSRILSPLICFLFPSVPKNHPAMGAIIMVLSANMLGLGNAVTPLGIKAMQELQSINKEKEKASDAMCTLLALCTAGFTLVPATIIAIRSAAGSINPTEIVGATLIVSLGATMSVIIADRLCRMYYQIRVRR from the coding sequence ATGATTAATTTAATCTGGTTATTTTTAATGGTAACGGGTATACTTTATGCCGGTTGGCAGGGAAGAATAGAAGTGGTAACCCAAGGAGCGATTAGCGCTGCTGAAGGAGCTGTAGGTTTATCGTTTAAGTTGATTGGAGTTATGTGCCTGTGGTTGGGGATTATGAAAATTGCTGAATTAGCAGGTATCATACGATTTTTTTCAAGAATATTAAGTCCACTAATTTGTTTCTTATTTCCTAGTGTACCTAAAAATCATCCTGCTATGGGAGCAATCATCATGGTTCTTAGTGCAAATATGCTAGGTTTGGGAAATGCAGTAACTCCTCTTGGTATAAAAGCGATGCAGGAACTGCAGAGCATTAATAAAGAAAAAGAAAAAGCTTCTGATGCAATGTGTACGCTATTAGCATTATGTACAGCCGGATTCACGTTAGTGCCTGCAACTATTATTGCAATTCGATCCGCAGCTGGATCAATCAATCCTACAGAAATTGTTGGTGCCACCTTAATTGTAAGTTTGGGAGCCACAATGAGTGTAATTATAGCAGATCGTCTTTGCCGAATGTATTATCAGATTCGTGTGAGGAGGTAA
- a CDS encoding segregation and condensation protein A: protein MPDYKIKLEIFEGPMDLLMHLIEKNQIDIYDIPIAVVTEQYITYLKALEEFNIDIASGFLLMAATLLQIKSRMLLPRPSQIVELTEEEDPRQELVDRLLEYRKFKDMSVVMEEMLKQREHFFTRLPEEFPIKIPLPLGLNINDLVVAFAAVWESSIDDYELVSREEFSIQDKMYDIIHLLYKYKGTIEFHQTLIRKGTKSEVIAAFLALLELVKLQRVLISQKERFSTIYITLKE from the coding sequence ATGCCAGATTATAAAATTAAACTAGAAATTTTTGAAGGCCCTATGGATTTATTAATGCACCTAATTGAAAAAAATCAAATTGATATTTATGATATACCGATTGCAGTGGTAACAGAACAATACATAACCTATCTTAAAGCATTAGAGGAGTTTAACATTGATATTGCCAGTGGGTTCTTACTTATGGCAGCAACTTTATTGCAGATAAAGTCTCGTATGTTGTTGCCGCGTCCTTCGCAAATTGTAGAATTAACGGAGGAAGAAGATCCTCGCCAGGAATTGGTTGACAGGCTGTTAGAGTATCGAAAATTTAAGGATATGTCGGTGGTAATGGAAGAGATGCTAAAGCAAAGAGAACATTTCTTTACTCGCTTGCCAGAAGAATTTCCAATAAAGATTCCATTGCCGTTGGGGTTAAATATTAATGATTTAGTAGTAGCTTTTGCAGCCGTATGGGAAAGTAGTATTGATGATTATGAACTAGTGTCTCGTGAAGAATTTAGCATCCAAGATAAGATGTATGATATTATTCATCTATTATATAAATATAAAGGTACAATTGAGTTTCATCAGACGTTAATTCGCAAGGGAACCAAATCTGAAGTAATAGCAGCTTTCTTAGCATTATTAGAATTGGTAAAATTGCAAAGAGTGCTCATTTCCCAGAAAGAACGGTTTTCGACGATTTATATTACATTGAAAGAGTGA
- a CDS encoding DUF2953 domain-containing protein has product MEFGLTFIVATLIIVFLISLSKIYIEVTYKRNDENDYVAVNVYALKKLISYTMQVPMVRIVEKSGEFTLESTVRTAVSRKKTDPIREEKLIKKTDQLVKKHPRKIRHTIQKFHHYSKQYCKIIEKLLKLIVCEKMFWKTKFGSEDAALTGALVGILWAFKSLLMNQLKRRIFSMGTLDIEVKPIFGSNQFEIDFQCIFSIRLGNVIKAFRSIYNIK; this is encoded by the coding sequence ATGGAATTTGGATTAACGTTTATCGTGGCAACTTTAATAATCGTTTTTCTAATTTCTTTGAGCAAGATTTATATAGAAGTAACATATAAACGAAATGATGAAAATGATTATGTAGCAGTTAATGTTTATGCATTAAAAAAGCTAATCTCCTATACGATGCAAGTTCCTATGGTTAGAATTGTAGAAAAATCAGGTGAGTTTACGTTGGAATCCACCGTAAGGACTGCAGTCAGTCGGAAAAAGACCGATCCCATTCGAGAGGAAAAACTGATAAAAAAAACAGATCAGTTAGTTAAAAAACACCCTCGAAAAATAAGACATACAATTCAAAAGTTTCATCATTATTCCAAACAGTATTGTAAAATAATTGAAAAATTATTAAAATTAATAGTTTGCGAAAAAATGTTTTGGAAAACAAAATTTGGATCAGAAGATGCTGCTTTGACAGGTGCTCTAGTCGGAATATTATGGGCTTTTAAGTCATTATTAATGAATCAATTAAAGAGAAGAATTTTTTCAATGGGGACATTAGATATTGAGGTTAAGCCAATTTTTGGATCTAATCAATTTGAGATAGACTTTCAATGTATATTCAGTATAAGACTTGGCAATGTTATAAAAGCATTCAGAAGTATATATAACATTAAATAG
- a CDS encoding spore germination protein: MEEQKKIEKDIDHNINYLKDFLGVGESFDIIFREYKIGRKRAASFSINAMTNDILLTNVIEDMLTLHPDELTINTLQKLFYTRVTHSQVKLMGNMNDAVTSLLSGELLFLVDGEEEIIIIDARSYPARMPSESTIEKVTRGSRDSFVETLVFNTALIRRRLRDPQLRFEIVKIGTRSQGDIAVAYIKDITDPKLVDIVKERLNSINIDGIPMAEKAIEEFIVGGSKWNPLPKVRYTERPDVAAVHLLEGHVCLVIDTSPNIMILPTTFWHHVQHVEEFHQHVVVGSYLRMVRLLGVFLSLLLPPLWLALVLQRHLLPESLAFLGPRDPGIIPLGFQFILAELGVELVRMATVHVPSAQSTALGFIGAFMIGEFATKVGLFGNEIIFYTAVAAVGAFATPSIEFAMAIRFFRAILLLLVIFFKLPGLLVGLVGIFIVMATTKSFGIPYLWPLLPFNLGGMKDVLLRLPLPSKILRPAALKPQDKDRLDNEDEEKNKNGK, from the coding sequence ATGGAAGAGCAAAAGAAAATTGAGAAAGATATCGATCATAATATTAATTATTTAAAAGATTTTTTAGGCGTAGGAGAAAGCTTTGATATTATTTTTCGTGAATATAAAATAGGGCGCAAACGAGCAGCGTCTTTTTCCATTAATGCAATGACGAATGATATACTCCTTACTAATGTTATTGAAGATATGCTTACCCTACATCCTGATGAGTTAACAATTAATACGCTGCAAAAGCTATTTTATACTAGGGTTACTCATTCACAGGTAAAATTAATGGGCAATATGAATGATGCAGTTACGAGTTTATTATCAGGTGAATTATTGTTTTTAGTAGATGGCGAAGAAGAAATAATCATCATTGATGCTCGATCATATCCAGCGAGAATGCCTAGTGAATCTACAATAGAAAAAGTGACGAGGGGTTCGAGAGATTCCTTTGTTGAAACATTAGTTTTTAACACAGCTTTAATTAGAAGACGTCTTCGTGATCCGCAGCTGCGATTTGAAATTGTTAAGATAGGAACTCGTTCACAAGGTGATATTGCAGTTGCTTACATTAAAGACATAACGGATCCTAAATTAGTTGATATCGTGAAAGAACGATTAAATAGTATTAATATTGATGGCATACCCATGGCAGAAAAGGCAATCGAAGAATTTATCGTAGGTGGAAGTAAGTGGAATCCTTTACCTAAGGTGCGTTATACTGAACGTCCAGATGTAGCAGCTGTTCATTTGTTAGAAGGTCATGTCTGCTTAGTGATTGACACTTCACCTAATATTATGATTTTGCCTACCACATTCTGGCATCATGTACAACACGTCGAAGAATTTCATCAACATGTTGTTGTTGGTTCTTATCTTCGTATGGTACGATTATTAGGAGTTTTTTTATCCTTATTGTTACCACCGCTATGGCTGGCATTGGTATTACAACGTCATTTGCTGCCTGAATCTTTGGCCTTTCTTGGTCCCAGAGATCCAGGAATTATTCCTCTTGGATTTCAGTTCATTCTAGCAGAACTAGGGGTAGAATTGGTGCGTATGGCTACTGTACATGTACCATCTGCTCAGTCTACGGCTCTTGGTTTTATAGGTGCTTTTATGATAGGTGAATTTGCTACTAAAGTGGGGTTATTCGGTAATGAAATCATCTTTTACACTGCAGTAGCTGCTGTTGGTGCTTTTGCTACACCAAGTATAGAATTTGCTATGGCAATACGATTCTTCCGAGCGATATTATTACTATTGGTTATCTTTTTTAAATTGCCAGGCTTATTAGTTGGCTTAGTTGGTATTTTCATTGTTATGGCTACTACAAAATCTTTTGGTATTCCTTATTTGTGGCCTTTACTACCCTTTAATCTTGGAGGCATGAAAGACGTATTATTACGTTTGCCTTTACCGAGCAAAATATTGCGTCCTGCTGCATTAAAACCGCAAGATAAAGATCGTTTAGACAATGAAGATGAGGAAAAAAATAAGAATGGCAAATAA
- the spoVAC gene encoding stage V sporulation protein AC — protein MSNEINKKQQEIKEKMQQQKYQSKVDNVTPKPPLLKNICWAFVVGGLICTLGQLITDYFLGLSLQKKEASACATAVLVFLGAFFTGIGVYDDLGKRAGAGSIVPITGFANSIVAPAMEFKREGYVFGVGAKMFVIAGPVLVYGMVTAFIIGLIYWIRQ, from the coding sequence ATGTCTAATGAAATAAATAAGAAACAACAAGAGATTAAAGAAAAAATGCAGCAACAAAAATATCAAAGTAAGGTAGATAATGTTACACCCAAACCCCCGTTACTTAAGAATATTTGCTGGGCCTTTGTCGTTGGTGGACTAATCTGTACTTTAGGACAATTAATTACAGATTATTTCTTGGGGCTAAGTTTACAAAAAAAAGAGGCTTCTGCCTGTGCGACAGCTGTATTAGTCTTTCTAGGAGCGTTTTTTACAGGGATTGGTGTTTATGATGATTTAGGCAAGCGAGCTGGGGCAGGTTCAATTGTCCCTATAACAGGATTTGCAAATTCCATTGTAGCGCCAGCTATGGAGTTTAAACGTGAAGGCTATGTATTCGGTGTTGGGGCTAAAATGTTTGTTATTGCTGGACCGGTATTAGTATATGGAATGGTAACTGCATTTATAATTGGCTTAATCTATTGGATCAGACAATAG
- a CDS encoding D-alanyl-D-alanine carboxypeptidase family protein, translating to MIKKKKIRISIVVLMLFMTTSTVFAAANYPNVTAKSAIVMDAATGKVIYSKAAKERRYPASTTKMMSLIVALEHGNLDDVITASPNAASTEGSSLWLTQGEQMTMTDLLYGIMLISGNDATVAVAEHISGSVQKFAELMTEKAHAIGARDTNFTNSSGLPDPNHYTTAHDLAKIAAYGYKNPLFTQIVSTEHKILPPTVKGDIRDLYNENKMLWFYEGGNGVKTGYTDAAGRCLVSGAKRDNIQLIAVVLDSDTMWDDSKTLLDFAFSQLKPETVFNQGDILKTTRVANGKSELLKLVANTSIILPVSETDKDEFSTVIDAPMILEAPITKGQKLGVARVFYNNTEVAAVDLVADESVERKSFFSTLVASAWNIVTLFLKNFA from the coding sequence ATGATTAAAAAAAAGAAGATTCGTATATCGATAGTTGTTTTAATGCTTTTTATGACAACAAGTACAGTTTTTGCAGCGGCCAATTATCCAAATGTCACAGCAAAATCAGCTATTGTAATGGATGCAGCTACAGGAAAAGTGATCTACAGTAAAGCAGCTAAAGAGCGGCGTTACCCTGCGAGCACAACTAAAATGATGAGTTTAATTGTAGCTCTTGAGCATGGTAATCTTGATGATGTAATTACTGCAAGTCCTAATGCAGCGAGCACAGAAGGTTCATCGTTGTGGTTAACACAGGGAGAGCAGATGACGATGACTGATCTACTATATGGCATTATGCTTATCTCAGGTAATGATGCTACTGTAGCTGTCGCTGAGCATATATCAGGAAGTGTACAGAAATTTGCTGAATTAATGACAGAGAAAGCACATGCTATTGGAGCCAGGGATACTAATTTTACTAACTCTAGCGGTTTACCGGATCCTAACCATTACACCACTGCTCATGATCTAGCTAAAATTGCGGCATATGGTTATAAAAATCCATTGTTTACTCAAATTGTGAGCACAGAACATAAAATCCTTCCTCCCACTGTTAAAGGAGATATTCGTGATTTGTATAACGAAAATAAAATGCTTTGGTTTTATGAAGGAGGCAATGGTGTAAAAACAGGTTATACGGATGCTGCTGGTCGTTGCTTAGTTTCAGGTGCAAAGCGCGATAATATACAACTTATTGCGGTGGTTTTAGATAGTGATACCATGTGGGATGATTCTAAGACGCTATTAGATTTTGCATTTAGTCAGTTAAAGCCAGAAACCGTATTTAATCAAGGTGATATATTAAAAACCACGAGGGTAGCAAATGGTAAATCTGAGCTTCTAAAATTAGTTGCAAATACAAGCATTATCCTTCCAGTTTCAGAAACAGATAAAGATGAATTTAGTACAGTCATTGATGCTCCAATGATCTTAGAAGCACCGATAACAAAAGGACAGAAGCTGGGTGTGGCAAGAGTTTTCTATAATAATACTGAAGTTGCTGCGGTTGACTTAGTAGCAGACGAGAGTGTTGAACGAAAATCTTTTTTTAGTACATTAGTTGCTTCCGCTTGGAATATTGTAACGCTTTTCCTTAAAAATTTTGCTTAA
- the spoVAE gene encoding stage V sporulation protein AE codes for MVFVVGGGLCVIGQLLMDLTPLTPAHVLVLFVVLGGILSGIGLYQPLVDIAGAGATVPLLGFGHALVAGTIEDINSFGFLGIFSGALKATATGIMAAVVFGFFMSVLFNPKGKGG; via the coding sequence ATGGTATTTGTTGTGGGAGGAGGTTTATGTGTGATTGGACAATTACTAATGGATTTAACTCCCTTAACACCTGCTCATGTTTTAGTTTTATTTGTGGTATTAGGGGGAATACTAAGCGGTATAGGTTTATATCAGCCTTTAGTAGATATTGCAGGTGCTGGCGCAACAGTTCCTTTATTAGGCTTTGGTCATGCTTTGGTAGCAGGGACAATTGAAGATATTAATAGCTTTGGCTTTCTAGGAATTTTTAGTGGTGCTTTAAAAGCAACAGCAACGGGTATCATGGCTGCTGTAGTCTTTGGCTTCTTCATGTCTGTATTATTTAATCCTAAAGGCAAGGGCGGCTGA
- a CDS encoding site-2 protease family protein produces the protein MFGFDENMIFRIPALLIALTIHEYAHARVAVWMGDNTPKMMGRLTLNPISHLDPFGLIMLWLFKFGWAKPVPINPNNFENWRKGTLLVAIAGPVSNVIMALMAAILYAILAKMQLLSTGLAMVLNFTYSYNIIFAVFNMIPLPPLDGSKVLMNILPTRHAYMLEKIEPYAPFILMALVLFNVIHVFITPFYNAISFFINQIVKIIF, from the coding sequence GTGTTTGGTTTTGATGAAAATATGATATTTAGAATTCCGGCATTGCTTATTGCATTAACCATTCATGAATATGCTCATGCCAGAGTGGCGGTTTGGATGGGAGATAATACTCCTAAAATGATGGGACGATTAACATTAAATCCAATTTCTCATCTTGATCCTTTTGGGCTAATTATGTTATGGTTATTTAAGTTTGGTTGGGCTAAGCCTGTACCAATTAATCCTAACAATTTTGAAAATTGGCGAAAGGGAACCCTATTAGTTGCTATAGCAGGACCAGTTTCAAATGTAATTATGGCCTTGATGGCTGCTATTCTTTATGCTATTTTAGCTAAGATGCAGCTGTTATCCACTGGACTGGCTATGGTATTAAATTTCACATATAGCTACAATATAATCTTTGCAGTATTTAATATGATTCCATTGCCTCCTTTGGATGGTTCAAAGGTTTTGATGAATATATTACCAACACGTCATGCATATATGTTAGAAAAAATTGAACCCTATGCACCATTTATTTTGATGGCGTTAGTACTTTTTAATGTGATTCATGTTTTTATAACACCTTTTTATAATGCTATTAGTTTTTTTATTAATCAAATCGTAAAGATAATTTTTTAA
- the ytfJ gene encoding GerW family sporulation protein yields MSDHPIQGLMKTAMESIKDMVDVNTIVGDAVETPDGTVILPISRVSFGFAAGGGNCEPDEIGQDQTQKNYAFGGGSGAGVSVKPVGFLVCSPVHGVRFMPVEGNLIYDRIIDLVPKVLCKLQDMLDGSKKDTNDDMDELAKTAETQNS; encoded by the coding sequence GTGTCTGACCATCCAATTCAAGGTTTAATGAAAACTGCTATGGAAAGTATTAAAGATATGGTAGATGTGAATACAATTGTTGGAGATGCAGTTGAAACTCCTGATGGTACTGTGATCCTGCCCATTTCTCGAGTATCTTTCGGCTTCGCAGCAGGCGGGGGCAATTGTGAACCTGATGAAATAGGTCAGGATCAAACTCAAAAGAATTATGCTTTTGGTGGCGGCAGCGGTGCAGGTGTGAGTGTCAAACCAGTAGGTTTTTTAGTGTGTTCACCTGTACATGGTGTTCGCTTTATGCCAGTAGAAGGAAATCTAATTTACGATAGAATAATAGATTTAGTACCTAAAGTACTATGTAAGCTTCAAGATATGTTAGATGGCAGTAAAAAGGATACAAATGACGATATGGATGAACTGGCAAAAACAGCCGAAACTCAGAATAGTTAG
- the spoVAD gene encoding stage V sporulation protein AD, with protein sequence MNKKQGMQSVVFTNPPIITSTANIVGPMEGKGLLQGYFDYIMPDNLNGLASWEQCESYLMEYAIKRAIEKDNSTMEEVDCVFAGDLLNQLMSTHFAMKNLKRPFLGLYGACSTMVEGMLLSAILLDGGFFSKIVAAASSHHDAAERQYRFPNEMGVQRPPGAQWTVTGSGAVVVSTSGSGPRITTGTIGKIVDYGIKDPNAMGPAMAPAAVDTIWQHLQDIGRTPAYYDMIFTGDLGSVGRDLVIQLLQEKGVDISTNYQDCGCMVYKENQDAHAGASGCASSAIVLCGYIYKKLLQDKLKKILFLGTGSLHSTTSYQQKESIPCIAHAVSIEMP encoded by the coding sequence ATGAATAAAAAGCAAGGTATGCAAAGTGTTGTTTTTACAAATCCTCCAATTATAACAAGCACAGCAAATATTGTTGGCCCTATGGAAGGAAAAGGATTATTGCAAGGATACTTTGATTATATTATGCCGGATAACCTAAATGGTTTGGCTAGTTGGGAGCAATGTGAATCGTATTTAATGGAATATGCTATAAAAAGAGCGATAGAAAAAGACAATAGCACGATGGAAGAAGTTGACTGTGTCTTTGCTGGTGATCTGCTGAATCAATTAATGAGTACTCATTTTGCAATGAAAAATCTAAAAAGACCATTTTTAGGATTATATGGAGCATGCTCTACTATGGTAGAAGGCATGCTGTTAAGCGCTATATTACTAGATGGGGGATTTTTCAGTAAAATTGTGGCGGCTGCTTCTAGCCATCATGATGCTGCAGAACGACAATATCGTTTTCCTAATGAAATGGGTGTACAACGGCCGCCTGGAGCTCAATGGACAGTAACAGGATCGGGAGCTGTAGTTGTTTCCACATCGGGTAGTGGCCCGCGCATTACTACAGGAACAATTGGTAAGATTGTTGATTATGGTATAAAAGATCCGAATGCAATGGGACCAGCTATGGCACCAGCTGCAGTTGATACGATATGGCAGCATCTCCAGGATATTGGAAGAACACCAGCTTATTATGACATGATCTTTACTGGAGATTTAGGAAGTGTAGGAAGAGATTTAGTCATACAGCTGCTGCAAGAAAAAGGGGTAGATATCTCCACTAACTATCAAGATTGTGGCTGTATGGTTTATAAGGAGAATCAAGATGCTCACGCAGGTGCTAGTGGATGCGCCAGTTCCGCAATTGTGTTATGTGGGTACATTTATAAAAAATTACTACAGGATAAATTGAAAAAGATACTTTTTTTGGGAACAGGCAGTTTACATAGTACAACATCTTATCAACAAAAGGAATCGATTCCTTGTATTGCCCACGCTGTATCAATAGAAATGCCATAA